From the genome of Oryza glaberrima chromosome 1, OglaRS2, whole genome shotgun sequence:
TGCCATCATCCATGGCGATGATGATGGTGTTGCAGTCGATCGATCAGTGGCTGCAGAGGTCGGAGAGCTCCTTCCTGCCCTCGACAATGTCGTCGAGGAAGTCGTCGAGCTGGCAGACGAGGCCGTCGGTGCCGGTCCGGAGCACGTCGAGCCACGCCTTGAGCTCGTCGACCTTGTCcttgacgccgccgtcgccgtcctcgcaCTGCTGCTTGCGGGggcccgccgccacggcgcgctccacctcctcgcgcgccgcctccacggcggcgcgcgcgcaccgGAACTCGTACATCCGGATGcccccccgcgccgcgccggcgccaccgtcggcgtcggcctcctccgccatccTCTGCTGCAGCATTGCGATGGACGCCACGAACCCGCCGGCGTCCGCGGCGCCATCCGCGGAGCACGGccccgctgcggcggcggcgcaggagacggCGCCGGAGGCGAGGACGAGGAGCAGCAGCGAGCTGGCGTTGTGCAGCGCGTAGAGCAGGCCGCGGAAGCCGTTGAAGCCGCTCAGCCTGGCGTCCGCggcgcgcagcagcagccgctcgTCGAGCTGCAGCGACAGCGGCGCGATCCTCGCCTCCGACAGCGCACggttctcctcctccgccgccatggcctcccTCCTCGACGCAGAGATCGCCCTCATCACCTGCACCGATCAAACAAATCTCCATAAACACAAAAAAAC
Proteins encoded in this window:
- the LOC127766759 gene encoding uncharacterized protein LOC127766759, with the translated sequence MNAFFTSLARGLDDLSSGGGLSSLPALLRAAALLRGLHSQLTLLVGQLHLPPGGRWLDEYMDETARLWEACLAVKVGLAAVERYCAAASCAAAAMDDWLQDPSPLSTRQVMRAISASRREAMAAEEENRALSEARIAPLSLQLDERLLLRAADARLSGFNGFRGLLYALHNASSLLLLVLASGAVSCAAAAAGPCSADGAADAGGFVASIAMLQQRMAEEADADGGAGAARGGIRMYEFRCARAAVEAAREEVERAVAAGPRKQQCEDGDGGVKDKVDELKAWLDVLRTGTDGLVCQLDDFLDDIVEGRKELSDLCSH